In one Bradyrhizobium cosmicum genomic region, the following are encoded:
- a CDS encoding ABC transporter permease, which translates to MPMRDTLTSLRYRYWPDHLLGEILSKRWTETAIPVILLLIVGLALSRSIDNFLSPASFADTARQAGEIGFIALGLALVVIVGGIDLSVGSIFALTDFCALYCLDVLGWPVPAVIAATLLCGALLGAVNGVLIGYLRLRAFITTLITLIIYRSAYDLLIQRYSNAIASAFPDIPSWDFIGGGSVFGIPTVALVYIVIAIFGHIFLTRLRPGWHITAIGGSRRSAYNSGIPVRRTIALCYVASGVLTSIGALFFASRLGTVGGDIGVGLEVIVLTATVLGGITLGGGKGSVAKSAVGVLIVLLVTNGLTTMNARGGVNRMALAGILLVAAMVDIRWQKNRTRIISKVYVAPTYHSLPPPPPTEIGQGGPFEQNDKLRNVEAIGLGRIEAPEDVILDRHDNLYAGSRHGDIMRFLAPDYQTMEVFAHIGGQPLGMAFDREDNLYVCIGGMGLYRIKPDGTVEKATDETNRSMSSVNDDSRLRLADDLDITDDGLIFFSEATVRYEMDEWPIDGLEARGNGRIISYDTKTGATRTELRGLKFPNGICVASDGQSILFAETFGCSIKRYWFAGPKKGNVEVVMDNLPGYPDNINLASDGNYWLALVGMRSPSLDLAWKMPGFRRRMAKRVPVDEWLFPNINTGCVVKFNEQGKIVESFWDLHGENHPMITSMREHRGYLYLGGILNNRIGRYKLGNADPDFVQYDKRWGKQS; encoded by the coding sequence ATGCCGATGCGCGATACCCTGACAAGCCTGCGTTACCGCTACTGGCCCGATCATCTCCTCGGTGAAATCCTGTCCAAGCGATGGACCGAGACCGCCATTCCGGTGATCCTTCTCCTGATCGTCGGCCTCGCGCTCAGCCGGTCCATCGACAACTTCCTGTCGCCGGCGAGCTTCGCTGACACCGCACGGCAAGCCGGAGAGATCGGTTTCATCGCGCTCGGGCTCGCGCTGGTCGTCATCGTCGGCGGCATCGATCTCTCCGTCGGCTCGATCTTCGCTCTGACCGATTTCTGCGCGCTCTACTGCCTCGACGTTCTGGGCTGGCCGGTGCCGGCGGTGATCGCCGCCACGCTGCTCTGCGGCGCCCTGCTCGGCGCCGTCAACGGCGTGCTGATCGGATATCTGCGGCTGCGCGCTTTCATCACCACGCTGATCACCCTGATCATCTACCGTTCGGCCTACGATCTGCTGATCCAGCGCTATTCCAACGCGATCGCGTCGGCCTTCCCCGACATCCCCTCGTGGGATTTCATCGGCGGCGGCAGCGTGTTCGGCATCCCGACCGTCGCGCTCGTCTATATCGTCATCGCCATCTTTGGCCACATCTTCCTGACCCGGCTCCGGCCCGGCTGGCACATCACCGCGATCGGCGGCTCGCGCCGCTCGGCGTATAATTCCGGCATTCCCGTCCGCCGCACCATCGCGCTCTGCTACGTCGCAAGCGGCGTGCTGACCAGTATCGGCGCGCTGTTCTTCGCATCCCGGCTCGGCACCGTCGGCGGCGACATCGGAGTCGGGCTCGAGGTGATCGTGCTGACCGCGACGGTGCTGGGCGGCATCACGCTCGGCGGCGGCAAGGGCTCGGTCGCCAAATCGGCCGTCGGCGTGCTGATCGTCCTGCTGGTCACCAACGGCCTGACCACCATGAACGCACGCGGCGGCGTCAACCGGATGGCGCTCGCCGGCATCTTGCTGGTCGCCGCGATGGTCGACATCCGCTGGCAGAAGAACCGGACCCGCATCATCAGCAAGGTCTATGTCGCGCCGACCTATCATTCGCTGCCGCCGCCACCACCGACCGAGATCGGACAAGGCGGCCCGTTCGAGCAGAACGACAAGCTGCGCAACGTCGAAGCGATCGGCCTCGGCCGCATCGAGGCGCCGGAGGACGTCATCCTCGATCGTCACGACAATCTCTATGCCGGCTCGCGCCATGGCGACATCATGCGCTTCCTGGCGCCCGACTATCAGACGATGGAGGTGTTCGCCCATATCGGCGGCCAGCCGCTCGGCATGGCCTTTGACCGTGAGGACAATCTCTACGTCTGCATCGGCGGCATGGGGCTCTACCGCATCAAGCCCGACGGCACGGTAGAGAAGGCGACCGACGAGACCAACCGCAGCATGAGTTCGGTGAACGACGACAGCCGGCTGCGGCTCGCCGACGACCTCGACATCACCGACGACGGCCTGATCTTCTTCTCGGAAGCCACGGTGCGTTACGAGATGGACGAGTGGCCGATCGACGGCCTCGAGGCGCGCGGCAACGGCCGCATCATCTCCTACGACACCAAGACCGGCGCAACGCGCACCGAATTGCGCGGCCTCAAATTTCCCAACGGCATTTGCGTGGCCTCCGACGGCCAGTCGATCCTGTTCGCCGAAACATTCGGCTGCTCGATCAAGCGCTACTGGTTCGCGGGGCCGAAGAAGGGCAACGTCGAGGTCGTGATGGATAATCTGCCGGGCTACCCCGACAACATCAACCTCGCTTCCGACGGCAATTACTGGCTGGCGCTGGTCGGCATGCGCAGCCCCTCACTCGACCTCGCCTGGAAGATGCCGGGCTTCCGGCGCCGCATGGCCAAACGCGTACCGGTCGACGAATGGCTGTTCCCGAACATCAACACGGGCTGCGTGGTCAAGTTCAACGAGCAGGGCAAGATCGTCGAATCGTTCTGGGACCTGCATGGCGAAAACCATCCGATGATCACCTCGATGCGCGAGCATCGCGGCTATCTCTATCTCGGCGGCATCCTCAACAACCGGATCGGCCGTTACAAGCTCGGCAACGCCGATCCGGACTTCGTCCAGTATGACAAGCGGTGGGGGAAGCAATCGTGA
- a CDS encoding sugar ABC transporter substrate-binding protein — translation MKHIGSPTKALVAALGLAAMTAPALAQQGLDEPFQKPFKEALAGKTVAYVPVAMNFDLTEGWYAGLKKELEPFGVKFVIRDANWNTNAGAQAVTSLISEKPAVIVVHNPDVQTYAKLLQRAENEGIYVIQINMGSAYRSSAFVGANWVEIGERQTEGVVKACQGKSNKIAIIQGALSAAASAYTLKGVENVLAKHPEIKVVSSQAADWDAAKAKAITQTVLKQNPDLCGIVGFWDGMDIGTAAAVKEAGLTGKVFVATSGGGERKGACELVKSGAFDLNMSYDVPTQASQMAGTIKWLLSSGVKPGSVKGSEYTTLIPITKENADNQMTCWNLSDLKK, via the coding sequence ATGAAGCATATCGGCAGCCCGACAAAGGCACTCGTCGCCGCACTGGGCCTCGCGGCCATGACCGCACCGGCCCTGGCCCAGCAGGGCCTGGACGAGCCGTTCCAGAAGCCATTCAAGGAGGCGCTTGCCGGCAAGACCGTGGCTTACGTCCCGGTCGCCATGAACTTCGATCTCACCGAAGGCTGGTATGCCGGCCTGAAGAAGGAGCTCGAGCCGTTCGGCGTCAAGTTCGTGATCCGCGACGCCAACTGGAACACCAATGCCGGCGCGCAAGCGGTGACGTCGCTGATCTCCGAGAAGCCGGCGGTCATCGTCGTCCATAATCCCGACGTGCAGACCTACGCCAAACTGCTGCAGCGCGCCGAGAACGAAGGCATCTACGTCATCCAGATCAACATGGGATCGGCCTATCGCAGCTCCGCCTTCGTCGGCGCCAACTGGGTCGAGATCGGCGAGCGCCAGACCGAAGGCGTGGTGAAGGCCTGCCAGGGCAAGTCGAACAAGATCGCGATCATCCAAGGCGCGCTGTCCGCGGCCGCGAGCGCCTATACGCTCAAGGGCGTCGAAAACGTGCTCGCCAAGCACCCCGAAATCAAGGTGGTGTCCAGCCAGGCCGCCGATTGGGACGCCGCCAAGGCCAAGGCGATCACGCAGACAGTGCTGAAGCAAAATCCGGATCTCTGCGGCATCGTCGGCTTCTGGGACGGCATGGACATCGGCACTGCGGCCGCGGTCAAGGAAGCCGGCCTCACCGGCAAGGTGTTCGTCGCGACCTCGGGCGGCGGCGAGCGCAAGGGCGCGTGCGAGCTGGTCAAGTCCGGCGCGTTCGATCTGAACATGAGCTACGACGTGCCGACCCAGGCATCGCAGATGGCCGGTACCATCAAGTGGCTGCTGTCGTCGGGCGTCAAGCCCGGCTCGGTCAAAGGTTCGGAATACACCACGCTGATTCCGATCACCAAGGAGAACGCAGATAACCAGATGACCTGCTGGAATCTCAGCGACCTCAAGAAATAG
- a CDS encoding ABC transporter permease codes for MKRIRFNQQEIVFAVFAMLFLLFSIFLRGFLTPENMLTLLQNVSVLGILGLAMAIVVIGRGIDISLIAALAVPPGLVLQMVQNGHSLPASLLTAVLLAIAFGLVNGWLIAYAEVPSLFATLATGLLLAGLGQAALFQLDVVQWSPGMDGFERLGQGTILGIPTSIWMFAIACAVVAFLLRKTRWGAYIYAIGDNPYAARVTGIPSRPIIVLQYVITALIGCFAGLVMAASVNSMPTRIFNSTLIYDVILVVVLGGIGLSGGRGGVLNVVIGTLVIGTMLNGMTIMDISYAGQNLIKGVVLLLAVITDSFLNPRNEETAQQGDI; via the coding sequence ATGAAGCGCATTCGGTTCAATCAGCAGGAAATCGTCTTCGCGGTCTTTGCGATGCTGTTCCTGCTATTCTCGATCTTCCTGCGCGGCTTCCTCACGCCGGAAAACATGCTGACGCTGCTGCAGAACGTCTCCGTGCTCGGCATCCTCGGTCTCGCCATGGCGATCGTCGTGATCGGGCGCGGCATCGACATCTCGCTGATCGCGGCGCTTGCGGTGCCGCCGGGACTGGTCCTGCAGATGGTGCAGAACGGTCACTCGCTGCCGGCCTCGCTGCTGACCGCCGTGCTGCTCGCGATTGCCTTCGGTCTCGTCAACGGCTGGCTGATCGCCTACGCGGAAGTCCCTTCGCTGTTCGCGACGCTCGCGACGGGCCTGCTACTCGCTGGGCTCGGGCAGGCCGCGCTGTTCCAGCTCGACGTCGTGCAGTGGAGTCCGGGCATGGACGGCTTCGAGCGGCTCGGACAGGGCACCATTCTGGGCATTCCGACGTCGATCTGGATGTTCGCGATCGCCTGCGCCGTGGTCGCCTTCCTGCTGCGGAAAACGCGCTGGGGCGCCTATATCTACGCGATCGGCGATAATCCTTACGCCGCGCGCGTAACCGGCATCCCCTCCCGCCCGATCATCGTCCTGCAATATGTGATCACCGCCCTGATCGGCTGCTTCGCCGGCCTCGTGATGGCGGCCTCCGTCAATTCGATGCCGACCCGCATCTTCAATTCGACGCTGATCTACGACGTCATCCTGGTCGTCGTGCTCGGCGGGATCGGGCTGTCGGGCGGGCGCGGCGGCGTGCTCAACGTCGTCATCGGTACACTCGTGATCGGCACCATGCTCAACGGCATGACCATCATGGATATCTCCTACGCCGGACAGAATCTCATCAAAGGCGTGGTGCTGCTGCTCGCCGTCATCACGGATTCCTTCCTGAATCCGCGCAACGAAGAAACGGCACAGCAGGGCGACATCTGA
- a CDS encoding AMP-binding protein: MSSPITTRFIQPVQTIADIEALERQPYDSLIPARNLLHLFEATARLHPDRPALTVLTRGSREPGDVTVTHRQLFAEIIRAANLFRSHGIGKSGGTAAFLCPILPPLFPSLLGAQVAGVASSINYLLNEDAIADLLEAQNATVLVIPSEASDRAIWAKAANVVRRVPSLKTILVIGADSLLPGGFLNYDEAVARAHDTLDFEPSTDRAAICALFHTGGTTGRPKLVRLTHGNQIHAAWSFAQVHGLDELDAAVNGFPLFHVGGTMTLGLSILAAGGHVIMPSPYSLRSPDAIRDYWHTVERFGATIVSGVPTSIAALAEEPVGSSDISTVRMALTGGAVAPKAVSERFQARTGITLFETYGMTETAAAIAFNPGHGTPVQGSVGFRAPFAKTKIVALDDTDLKTECSPLTSGLVLVSGPQVFPGYLDPRHNNGVLTDDHWIVTGDVGYLTPDQRLVLTGREKDLIVRSGHNIDPAAIEDVANAFPGVQMSSAVGMPDAYAGEVPILFVVPSPGQTIDLAELREHLERNVNEPPAKPKRVVLLESLPVTAVGKIFKPTLRDLAVQEKVRSEIDRIFGPDTAAEIRVEKDARLNTLVHVTVNSNDQDRGKALAESLTPLPQTYRIETRSS, translated from the coding sequence TTGTCATCGCCGATCACGACGCGGTTCATTCAACCGGTCCAAACCATCGCCGACATCGAGGCGCTGGAGCGGCAGCCTTACGACTCCCTCATCCCTGCCCGCAATCTCCTGCACCTGTTCGAAGCCACGGCACGCCTGCATCCCGACCGTCCCGCGCTGACGGTGCTGACCAGGGGCTCGCGCGAGCCCGGTGACGTCACGGTGACGCATCGTCAACTGTTTGCGGAAATCATTCGCGCCGCCAATCTGTTCAGGTCGCACGGGATCGGGAAAAGCGGAGGAACAGCCGCGTTTCTCTGCCCGATCCTGCCGCCGCTATTTCCTTCGTTGCTCGGCGCCCAGGTTGCCGGTGTTGCGAGCTCGATCAACTATCTCCTCAACGAAGACGCGATCGCCGACCTGCTCGAGGCGCAGAACGCGACCGTGCTGGTGATCCCGTCCGAAGCCTCCGATCGCGCGATCTGGGCCAAGGCGGCCAACGTCGTGCGGCGCGTCCCATCGCTCAAGACGATCTTGGTGATCGGCGCGGATAGTCTCCTGCCCGGAGGTTTTCTGAACTATGATGAGGCGGTCGCGCGCGCACACGACACGCTGGACTTCGAGCCCTCGACAGATCGCGCTGCGATATGCGCCCTCTTCCACACCGGCGGGACCACCGGGCGACCGAAATTGGTTCGGCTGACGCACGGCAACCAGATCCACGCCGCCTGGAGTTTTGCGCAGGTGCATGGACTGGACGAGCTGGATGCCGCCGTGAACGGCTTTCCGCTGTTTCACGTCGGCGGCACCATGACGCTTGGCCTGTCGATCCTCGCGGCCGGCGGCCATGTGATCATGCCCTCACCCTACAGCCTCCGAAGCCCCGACGCGATCCGGGACTATTGGCACACCGTCGAGCGGTTCGGCGCGACCATCGTCAGCGGCGTGCCGACTTCGATCGCCGCGCTTGCCGAGGAGCCGGTCGGATCCTCCGACATCAGCACCGTCCGGATGGCACTCACCGGCGGAGCCGTGGCGCCGAAGGCGGTCAGCGAGCGATTTCAGGCACGCACCGGCATCACGCTGTTCGAGACCTACGGCATGACCGAGACCGCGGCCGCAATCGCGTTCAATCCCGGCCACGGGACGCCAGTGCAGGGCAGCGTCGGCTTCCGGGCGCCGTTCGCGAAAACGAAGATCGTCGCGCTTGATGATACCGATTTGAAGACGGAATGTTCGCCGCTCACCAGCGGGCTCGTCCTTGTCAGCGGCCCTCAGGTGTTTCCCGGCTATCTCGATCCCCGGCACAACAACGGCGTGCTGACCGACGACCACTGGATCGTCACCGGCGACGTCGGCTATCTCACGCCGGACCAGCGGCTGGTGCTGACGGGACGCGAGAAGGACCTGATCGTGCGGAGCGGTCACAACATCGACCCCGCCGCCATCGAGGACGTCGCCAATGCCTTTCCGGGCGTGCAGATGAGCTCGGCTGTCGGCATGCCGGATGCCTATGCCGGCGAAGTGCCGATTCTCTTCGTGGTGCCGTCGCCGGGACAGACCATCGACCTCGCAGAGCTGCGCGAGCATCTCGAGCGCAACGTCAATGAACCTCCCGCGAAGCCGAAGCGCGTCGTGCTGCTCGAAAGCCTTCCGGTCACCGCGGTCGGCAAGATCTTCAAGCCCACGCTCCGCGACCTCGCCGTTCAGGAGAAGGTCAGGAGCGAGATCGACCGCATCTTCGGCCCTGACACCGCGGCGGAGATTCGCGTCGAGAAGGATGCGAGGCTGAATACGCTGGTCCACGTCACGGTGAACTCCAATGATCAGGATCGGGGGAAAGCACTCGCCGAGAGCCTGACGCCGCTTCCACAGACCTATCGCATCGAGACCCGATCGTCATAA
- a CDS encoding helix-turn-helix domain-containing protein, with protein sequence MNLVFTTDYLELAKRYAAWQGAICDVYVHVDVNAEERSDYHGFIREARFGAVTMTDVLLSEQRISRRERHIAKLDKDCYYVEFVQQGRVNVLQAGQTLLSNPGVGAIFSASEAYDLECIGKVRSLYLEIPRKEFSARFSDGRLPVVTTMATGRGLGRIAAEFCATLATEGGSLDEAARTRLGAELMDVLALALDMGDRDEFSEDASAQQARLRSVKAWIEAHLTDADLSLEKIAKSNGVSLRHLHYLFRLTDVSVSEWILDRRLQRCYDVLTRPELRSLSITEVAYQLGFSSSSYFSTAFRRKFGHSPSDLRRR encoded by the coding sequence ATGAACCTGGTCTTCACGACGGACTATCTGGAGCTGGCCAAGCGCTACGCCGCGTGGCAAGGCGCCATTTGCGATGTCTACGTCCATGTCGACGTGAATGCCGAGGAGCGATCCGACTATCACGGCTTCATCCGGGAAGCGCGGTTCGGCGCGGTGACGATGACGGATGTCCTGCTGTCGGAGCAGCGCATCTCGCGCCGCGAGCGTCACATCGCAAAACTCGACAAGGATTGCTACTATGTCGAATTCGTCCAGCAGGGCCGGGTCAACGTACTGCAGGCGGGCCAGACCCTGCTGTCGAATCCCGGCGTCGGCGCGATCTTTTCGGCCTCCGAGGCCTACGATCTCGAATGTATCGGCAAGGTGCGATCGCTGTATCTCGAGATCCCGCGCAAGGAGTTTTCCGCGCGCTTCAGTGACGGGCGCCTGCCTGTCGTCACGACGATGGCGACGGGCCGCGGCCTTGGGCGAATCGCCGCCGAATTCTGCGCGACGCTCGCCACGGAAGGTGGGTCGCTGGACGAGGCCGCGAGGACGCGGCTCGGTGCCGAACTGATGGACGTGCTGGCGCTCGCGCTCGACATGGGCGATCGGGACGAATTCTCGGAAGATGCGAGCGCGCAGCAGGCGCGCCTGCGTTCGGTCAAGGCCTGGATCGAGGCGCATCTCACCGATGCGGACTTATCGCTGGAGAAGATCGCGAAGAGCAACGGCGTCTCGCTCAGGCATCTGCATTATCTGTTCCGCCTCACTGATGTCTCGGTGTCCGAATGGATCCTGGATCGCCGGCTGCAGCGCTGCTACGACGTGCTGACCCGCCCGGAGCTGCGGTCGCTGTCGATCACTGAAGTTGCCTATCAGCTCGGTTTTAGCAGCTCGTCGTATTTCAGCACGGCGTTCCGCAGGAAGTTCGGCCACAGCCCGTCGGACCTGCGGCGCCGCTAG
- a CDS encoding ABC transporter substrate-binding protein, giving the protein MHRIARAAFAAGLLAGFAIAPALAQQTPLKIGVLSDFSSVYSDIGGQGNVEATKMAIEDFGGQMFGKPIDMVSADVLNKPDVASTIARKWWETESVDMIIDLPTSATALAVMELSKQYEKIMIVTDAASSDITGKSCSPYTAHWTYDTYSNAHTVGSAIVKNGGDTWFFLTADYVFGHSIERDTGDVVKAAGGKVLGSVKHPLNTADFSSFLLQAQASKAKIIGLANGGGDTINAIKQAGEFGIVAGGQNLAAIVMFISDVHSLGLKLAQGLIITEAYYWDLNDKTRAFGKRFMERMKRMPTMNQAATYSAALHYLKAVQAAGTKDTKTVMAKMRELPVKDAFTDNGILREDGRMVHSMFLFQVKKPEESKGPWDYYKLLAEVPADQAFRPLKDGGCPLVK; this is encoded by the coding sequence ATGCATCGAATTGCGCGCGCCGCTTTTGCGGCCGGACTGCTTGCCGGGTTCGCCATTGCCCCGGCTCTGGCCCAGCAGACGCCGCTCAAGATCGGCGTGCTCTCCGACTTCTCCTCGGTCTATTCCGATATCGGCGGCCAGGGCAATGTCGAGGCCACCAAGATGGCGATCGAGGATTTCGGCGGGCAGATGTTCGGCAAGCCGATCGACATGGTCTCCGCCGACGTGCTGAACAAGCCCGACGTTGCCTCCACCATCGCCCGCAAATGGTGGGAGACCGAGAGCGTCGACATGATCATCGACCTGCCGACCTCGGCCACCGCGCTCGCGGTGATGGAGCTGTCGAAGCAGTACGAGAAGATCATGATCGTGACCGATGCGGCGAGCTCCGACATCACCGGAAAATCCTGCTCGCCCTATACCGCACACTGGACCTACGACACCTATTCCAACGCCCACACCGTCGGCAGCGCCATCGTCAAGAACGGCGGCGATACCTGGTTTTTCCTTACCGCGGATTATGTGTTCGGCCATTCGATCGAGCGCGACACCGGCGACGTCGTGAAGGCAGCCGGCGGCAAGGTGCTCGGCAGCGTCAAGCATCCGCTCAACACCGCCGATTTCTCGTCCTTCCTGCTGCAGGCCCAGGCCTCCAAGGCCAAGATCATCGGGCTTGCCAATGGCGGCGGCGACACCATCAACGCGATCAAGCAGGCCGGCGAGTTCGGCATCGTCGCCGGCGGCCAGAACCTGGCGGCGATCGTGATGTTCATCTCCGACGTGCACAGCCTGGGGCTGAAGCTGGCGCAGGGCCTGATCATCACGGAAGCCTATTACTGGGACCTCAACGACAAGACCCGCGCCTTCGGCAAGCGTTTCATGGAGCGCATGAAGCGCATGCCGACGATGAACCAGGCCGCCACCTACAGCGCGGCGCTGCACTACCTCAAGGCCGTGCAGGCCGCCGGCACCAAGGACACCAAGACGGTGATGGCGAAGATGCGCGAGCTGCCCGTGAAGGATGCCTTTACCGACAATGGCATTCTGCGCGAGGACGGCCGCATGGTACACAGCATGTTCCTGTTCCAGGTGAAGAAGCCCGAGGAGTCGAAAGGCCCGTGGGACTATTACAAGCTGCTCGCCGAAGTGCCCGCCGACCAGGCCTTCCGTCCGCTGAAGGACGGCGGCTGCCCGCTGGTGAAGTAA
- a CDS encoding acyl-CoA synthetase: protein MPNDTAATISKAREHSIGDLLRRSAGREPNKLAVSCGNVSWTFAEMDAICNRLGRGLLGLGVRKGDRVAVLSRNSHAFAALRFALARIGAVLVPINFMLNPDEINFILKSSGAKLLATSPDFVEPAKAASARDCAVEKMIWLPGEDPAAAPAGLATFDDLLSPDGSFLEASVDSRDLAQIVYTSGTESLPKGAMLTHEAVMWQYVSCIIDGGMSVDDKFLHALPLYHCAQLDVFLGPQVYLGASGVITGKPTADNILALIQAHEITSFFAPPTIWIAMLRSPNFDKTDLSTLQKGYYGASIMPVEVLLELQRRLPAVKFWNFYGQTEIAPLATVLRPEDQLRKAGSAGKPVLNVETRVVNTAMEDVKVGEVGEIVHRSPHLLSGYYNDPVKTAAAFTGGWFHSGDLATVDDEGHITVVDRVKDMIKTGGENVASREVEEMVYRIPGVSEVAVVGLPDPRWIEAVTAIVVVKTGETLDEESVIKHCAGQMAHFKVPKRVIFVDALPKNPSGKLLKRELRQRFVGGETLDKAVQKSFGT, encoded by the coding sequence ATGCCGAACGATACCGCAGCCACGATCTCGAAAGCGCGCGAGCACTCCATCGGCGATCTCTTGCGCCGCTCGGCAGGTCGCGAGCCGAACAAGCTTGCGGTCAGCTGCGGCAATGTGAGCTGGACCTTTGCCGAGATGGACGCGATCTGCAACCGGCTCGGCCGCGGTCTGCTCGGCCTCGGCGTCAGGAAGGGCGATCGCGTCGCCGTGCTCTCGCGCAATTCGCATGCGTTCGCCGCGCTGCGCTTTGCGTTGGCGCGGATAGGCGCGGTGTTGGTGCCGATCAACTTCATGCTCAATCCGGACGAGATCAATTTCATCCTCAAGAGCTCCGGCGCGAAGCTGCTGGCGACCAGCCCGGATTTCGTCGAGCCGGCGAAGGCCGCAAGCGCCAGGGATTGCGCGGTCGAGAAGATGATCTGGCTGCCGGGCGAGGACCCGGCCGCGGCGCCCGCGGGCCTCGCCACCTTCGATGATCTCCTCAGCCCCGACGGCTCGTTCTTGGAAGCGTCCGTCGACAGCCGCGATCTCGCGCAGATCGTCTACACCAGCGGCACGGAGTCGCTGCCCAAGGGCGCGATGCTGACACATGAAGCCGTGATGTGGCAGTATGTCAGCTGCATCATCGACGGCGGCATGAGCGTGGACGACAAGTTCCTGCACGCGCTGCCGCTCTATCATTGCGCGCAGCTCGACGTGTTCCTGGGGCCGCAAGTGTATCTCGGCGCCTCCGGCGTGATCACGGGCAAGCCGACCGCCGATAACATTCTGGCGCTGATCCAGGCGCATGAGATCACGTCGTTCTTCGCACCGCCGACGATCTGGATCGCGATGCTGCGCTCGCCGAACTTCGACAAGACCGATCTGTCGACGCTTCAGAAGGGCTACTACGGCGCATCGATCATGCCGGTCGAGGTCCTGCTCGAACTGCAGCGCCGCCTGCCCGCCGTCAAATTCTGGAACTTCTACGGCCAGACCGAGATCGCGCCGCTCGCGACCGTGCTGCGGCCCGAAGACCAGCTGCGCAAGGCCGGCTCTGCGGGCAAGCCCGTGCTCAATGTCGAGACACGCGTGGTCAACACGGCGATGGAAGACGTCAAGGTCGGCGAGGTCGGCGAGATCGTGCATCGCTCGCCGCATCTCTTGTCCGGCTACTACAATGACCCGGTGAAGACTGCGGCTGCTTTCACCGGCGGCTGGTTTCACTCCGGCGATCTCGCCACCGTCGACGACGAAGGCCACATCACCGTGGTCGACCGCGTCAAGGATATGATTAAGACCGGCGGCGAGAATGTCGCCAGCCGCGAGGTCGAGGAGATGGTCTATCGTATCCCCGGGGTCTCCGAGGTTGCCGTCGTTGGCCTGCCCGATCCACGCTGGATCGAGGCGGTGACCGCGATCGTCGTGGTCAAGACCGGTGAGACGCTCGACGAAGAGTCCGTCATCAAGCATTGCGCCGGCCAGATGGCACATTTCAAGGTGCCCAAGCGCGTGATCTTCGTCGATGCCTTGCCTAAGAATCCGAGCGGCAAGCTGCTCAAGCGGGAGCTGCGCCAGCGCTTCGTCGGCGGCGAGACGCTCGACAAGGCGGTCCAGAAGAGCTTCGGCACCTGA
- a CDS encoding zinc-dependent alcohol dehydrogenase family protein: MRAWQVARDWSIEGMELADLPEPAPGPGRVTVRMKAASLNYRDLITVQGKGGVTRLPLIPFSDGAGEVIAIGEGVTRVAVGDRVCPMFFQSWIDGKVSAASRRYALGGTRPGVLQEVMLLDAEGVSRVPSHLSFQEAATLPCAGLTAWRALFEEAKVRPGDTVLVQGTGGVSIFALQFAKLAGASVIVTSSSDEKLERARALGADHTINYRSVPEWGRAASEWTGGGVDHVVEVGGKDTFAQSLEAARVGGNILVIGVLSGVSQQIAIPTLFSKNLHVTGLSVGSRRMFEGMTAAVGHNAMRPVIDRVFGFDAVPDALRLMQRGGHFGKIVVEFP, encoded by the coding sequence ATGAGAGCCTGGCAGGTCGCGCGCGACTGGTCGATCGAGGGGATGGAGCTGGCCGATCTGCCGGAGCCTGCACCCGGTCCAGGCCGGGTTACGGTGCGGATGAAGGCGGCATCGCTGAATTACCGCGATCTGATCACCGTGCAAGGCAAGGGCGGTGTCACCAGATTGCCGCTGATCCCGTTCTCGGATGGTGCGGGCGAGGTGATCGCCATCGGTGAGGGCGTGACCCGTGTCGCGGTCGGCGACCGCGTCTGTCCGATGTTCTTCCAGTCATGGATAGACGGCAAGGTGTCGGCGGCCAGCCGCCGCTACGCGCTTGGCGGCACGCGGCCGGGCGTTTTGCAGGAGGTGATGCTGCTCGATGCCGAGGGCGTCAGCCGTGTTCCCTCGCATCTGTCCTTCCAGGAGGCTGCGACGCTGCCCTGCGCCGGGCTCACAGCCTGGCGCGCGTTGTTCGAGGAGGCAAAGGTGCGGCCCGGCGACACCGTGCTGGTCCAGGGCACCGGCGGCGTGTCGATCTTCGCACTGCAGTTCGCAAAGCTCGCCGGCGCGAGCGTGATCGTGACGTCGTCGAGTGATGAGAAGCTCGAACGCGCGCGTGCGCTCGGCGCCGACCACACCATCAACTATCGTTCGGTGCCGGAATGGGGCAGGGCGGCTTCCGAGTGGACGGGCGGCGGCGTCGACCATGTCGTCGAGGTCGGCGGCAAGGACACCTTCGCGCAATCGCTCGAGGCTGCGCGGGTCGGCGGCAACATTCTGGTGATCGGTGTGCTCTCCGGCGTCTCGCAGCAGATCGCGATCCCCACCCTGTTTTCCAAGAACCTGCACGTCACTGGCCTGTCGGTCGGCAGCCGCCGCATGTTCGAGGGGATGACAGCAGCGGTCGGACACAACGCCATGAGACCGGTGATCGACCGCGTGTTCGGCTTCGACGCCGTGCCCGACGCGCTGCGCCTGATGCAGCGGGGCGGCCACTTCGGCAAGATCGTCGTGGAGTTTCCGTAG